CCCTTTGAGAAGCCTTTCAATATATTTAGTAAACCCCTTCGCTAATCATTCCATTTGCAACTTTTACAAAACCGGCGATATTTGAACCTACAACTAAATTCCCTTCAAATCCATAAGTACTAGCGGCATTTTTACACTCTAAATAGATGGACTTCATAATATTATGAAGCTTTTCATCGACTTCACTAAATGACCAATAAGTACGACTAGAATTTTGAGCCATTTCAAGGGCACTTGTTGCTACTCCTCCTGCGTTTGCAGCTTTTGCTGGACCAAATAAAATACCATTGTTGAGGAATTCATTGATAGCTTCTAAATTAGATGGCATATTAGCTCCTTCAGCAACAACTTTTACACCGTTTGAAATCAATGTACGAGCAGCGTCTCCATCAATTTCATTTTGTGTAGCGCATGGTAATGCGATTTCACAAGGAATTGACCAAATTCCAGAACATCCTTCTGTATATGATGCATTTGGTCGATAGTCTACATATGTTCTTATACGATCACGTTTTACTTCTTTAATTTCTTTTAAAATGTTTAAATCAATTCCATCTGGATCATAAATATAGCCGCTAGAATCAGAGCAAGCAACAACTTTAGCACCAAAATGTTGAGCCTTTTCGATTGCATAAATTGCAACATTTCCTGAACCAGAAACGACAACTGTTTTGTCTAAAAACGATTGTTTATGATCATGCAGCATTTCTTCAACG
Above is a genomic segment from Lysinibacillus sp. PLM2 containing:
- a CDS encoding glutamate dehydrogenase, whose translation is MTSPLVKAKSEAEIYINTVFEQIKKKYYHQNEFLQAVEEIFISLVPVFEQHPEYIKHNILSRIVEPDRIISFRVTWLDDQNNVQVNRGYRVQFNNVVGPYKGGLRFHPSVNESIMKFLAFEQIFKNSLTGLPIGGAKGGADFDPKGKSDEEIMRFCQAFMTELYRYIGPDVDVPAGDIGVGGREIGYLFGQYKRIRAAHEAGVLTGKKPGYGGSLVRTEATGYGLVYFVEEMLHDHKQSFLDKTVVVSGSGNVAIYAIEKAQHFGAKVVACSDSSGYIYDPDGIDLNILKEIKEVKRDRIRTYVDYRPNASYTEGCSGIWSIPCEIALPCATQNEIDGDAARTLISNGVKVVAEGANMPSNLEAINEFLNNGILFGPAKAANAGGVATSALEMAQNSSRTYWSFSEVDEKLHNIMKSIYLECKNAASTYGFEGNLVVGSNIAGFVKVANGMISEGVY